One window of Candidatus Nanopelagicales bacterium genomic DNA carries:
- a CDS encoding DUF885 domain-containing protein, with the protein MLGTGVHSPEDRRFVGLAEGVLDDILVRDPAHATRIGDHRFDERMPDLTPDGADEFARVLQRHQLFLDRVDERALSRFALADLQILRRGVARRIFDLTVLRRNEWDPLAWSPIDPLYTLVARPYAPPKVRARSLIHRLRTVPEFLDSARQTLGPMPRPHVITAVTQLRQLGSLLTGSLGELASEPGVQDAVETAVRSCESHADWLWDQVDEAQRPAALGPDLYRGVMRHHLDLDCDIDELLAAAEDDLDCVLDDLVTTAVQFGGTTVADRSAISQAVEQLAAESDVSDANVLEVADDALIHATDFVTENRIVSVPDIDLRLEAMPAARRGVAVADRDAPGPLERSRLATLLAIAPTPRDWDRSRRQTFYREYNRHMIQDLMVHEAMPGHAVQLARAREAAAPTYARATMPSELFIEGWAVYAEEMMVREGFTVADEPRPSLRLQQLKMRLRTILNTILDIRIHTRGMTEAEARRLLSTKGFQEDGEIVGKWHRAQLTAGQLPSYYVGHRGVSNVVADLAARHRDWSLGTVHDAVLSHGSVPPAVLRGLVGLE; encoded by the coding sequence ATGCTCGGCACCGGAGTCCACAGCCCAGAGGACCGCAGGTTCGTCGGGTTGGCCGAGGGGGTCCTCGACGACATCCTGGTCCGTGATCCCGCGCATGCCACTCGCATCGGAGACCATCGGTTCGACGAACGGATGCCCGATCTGACCCCCGACGGAGCCGACGAGTTCGCCCGCGTGCTGCAGCGCCACCAACTGTTCTTGGACCGGGTGGATGAGCGTGCCCTGTCCCGGTTCGCTCTCGCGGACCTGCAGATCCTGCGGCGCGGGGTGGCCCGCCGGATCTTCGACCTCACAGTCCTGCGGCGCAACGAGTGGGATCCCTTGGCCTGGAGTCCGATCGACCCTCTGTACACGCTGGTCGCCAGGCCCTACGCGCCGCCGAAAGTCCGTGCCCGATCCCTGATACACAGACTCAGGACCGTTCCTGAGTTCCTGGACAGTGCCAGGCAGACACTCGGTCCGATGCCGCGGCCACACGTCATCACTGCGGTGACCCAACTGCGTCAGCTCGGCTCGCTTCTCACGGGGTCTCTGGGTGAACTGGCCAGCGAGCCTGGGGTCCAGGACGCCGTCGAGACAGCAGTCCGCTCCTGCGAGAGTCACGCGGACTGGTTGTGGGACCAGGTCGACGAGGCCCAGCGCCCCGCGGCGCTCGGGCCCGACCTCTATCGCGGTGTGATGCGGCACCACCTCGATCTCGATTGCGACATCGACGAGCTCCTGGCGGCGGCGGAGGACGACCTCGACTGTGTGCTCGACGACCTGGTGACCACGGCGGTTCAGTTCGGTGGCACGACCGTCGCCGACCGCAGCGCCATTTCACAGGCGGTGGAGCAGTTAGCCGCTGAGTCCGATGTCTCCGACGCCAACGTTCTGGAAGTCGCCGATGACGCCCTCATCCACGCCACGGACTTCGTCACCGAGAACCGCATCGTGAGCGTTCCCGACATCGATCTGCGTCTCGAGGCCATGCCTGCCGCTCGCCGGGGGGTCGCCGTCGCCGACCGTGACGCACCCGGACCGCTGGAGCGGTCGCGACTGGCGACACTTCTCGCCATCGCGCCCACACCGCGAGACTGGGATCGCTCCCGGCGCCAGACCTTCTACCGCGAGTACAACCGCCACATGATCCAGGACTTGATGGTCCACGAGGCCATGCCAGGTCACGCGGTGCAGTTGGCCCGGGCTCGCGAGGCAGCGGCACCGACGTATGCGCGCGCCACCATGCCCAGTGAGTTGTTCATCGAGGGGTGGGCGGTCTACGCGGAGGAGATGATGGTCCGGGAAGGTTTCACCGTGGCTGATGAACCGCGCCCCTCCTTACGTCTGCAACAGCTCAAGATGCGACTGCGCACGATCCTGAACACGATCCTCGACATCAGGATTCACACGCGAGGGATGACGGAGGCAGAAGCGCGGCGGCTGCTGTCGACCAAGGGGTTCCAAGAAGACGGTGAGATCGTCGGGAAGTGGCACCGGGCTCAGTTGACCGCGGGCCAATTGCCGAGCTACTACGTCGGCCATCGGGGCGTCAGCAACGTGGTCGCGGATCTCGCGGCGCGGCATCGGGATTGGAGTCTCGGGACAGTCCACGATGCGGTGCTGTCCCATGGATCGGTGCCACCGGCGGTGTTGCGAGGGCTCGTGGGACTGGAGTGA
- the eno gene encoding phosphopyruvate hydratase — MASIEAVIAREILDSRGNPTVEVEVGLDDGAVGRAAVPSGASTGAFEAAERRDGGDRYGGKGVTEACVAVTDDIAPEVLGFDASEQRLVDQAMIDLDGTANKSRLGANAILGVSLAVARAAAESADLPLFRYVGGPSAHVLPVPMMNILNGGAHADSNVDIQEFMIAPIGAPTFADSVRWGAEVYHALKSVLKEQGLATGLGDEGGFAPDLASNRAALDIIVAAIEKAGFAPGREVALALDVAASEFCSDGVYQFEGADRSAEWMTGYYESLVADFPLVSIEDPLDEEDWDGWVHVTDALGDKIQIVGDDLFVTNPERLQRGIDAGAANALLVKVNQIGTLSETLDAVALAHRNGYACMMSHRSGETEDTTIADLAVATDCGQIKTGAPARSERVAKYNQLLRIEEELDDAARYAGASAFPRFQP; from the coding sequence ATGGCCAGCATCGAAGCAGTGATCGCCCGAGAGATTCTTGACTCACGAGGAAACCCCACGGTCGAGGTCGAGGTCGGACTGGATGACGGAGCGGTGGGTCGTGCAGCGGTCCCGTCCGGCGCATCAACGGGAGCGTTCGAGGCAGCGGAACGGCGAGACGGTGGCGATCGGTACGGAGGCAAGGGCGTCACCGAAGCATGCGTGGCGGTCACCGACGACATCGCGCCCGAAGTGCTGGGTTTCGACGCGTCCGAACAGCGCCTGGTCGATCAGGCCATGATCGATCTAGATGGCACAGCCAACAAGAGCCGACTGGGCGCCAACGCGATCCTGGGCGTCTCACTGGCCGTTGCCCGAGCCGCCGCCGAATCCGCTGACCTTCCGCTTTTCCGCTACGTCGGCGGGCCCAGCGCTCATGTCCTGCCGGTGCCCATGATGAACATCCTGAACGGCGGGGCCCACGCCGACTCCAACGTGGACATCCAGGAGTTCATGATCGCTCCGATCGGGGCGCCGACGTTCGCCGATTCCGTGCGCTGGGGCGCGGAGGTGTACCACGCGCTGAAGTCGGTGCTCAAGGAGCAGGGCTTGGCGACCGGTTTGGGTGATGAGGGAGGGTTCGCCCCTGACTTGGCCAGCAACCGGGCGGCGCTGGACATCATCGTGGCCGCCATCGAGAAGGCCGGATTCGCCCCTGGCCGCGAAGTTGCGCTGGCGCTGGATGTTGCCGCGTCGGAGTTCTGCAGCGACGGGGTCTACCAGTTCGAAGGCGCCGACCGCAGTGCGGAGTGGATGACGGGCTACTACGAGTCCCTGGTTGCGGACTTCCCGCTGGTGTCGATCGAGGATCCTCTGGATGAAGAGGACTGGGACGGATGGGTCCACGTCACCGATGCGCTAGGCGACAAGATCCAGATCGTCGGAGACGACCTCTTCGTCACGAACCCGGAACGCTTGCAGCGGGGCATCGACGCCGGCGCAGCCAATGCCCTGCTGGTCAAGGTCAATCAGATCGGCACATTGTCCGAGACTCTGGACGCGGTCGCACTGGCGCACCGCAACGGGTACGCGTGCATGATGTCGCATCGCTCGGGCGAAACCGAGGACACCACCATCGCCGATCTGGCCGTGGCCACTGACTGCGGTCAGATCAAGACAGGAGCTCCGGCGCGGTCGGAACGCGTCGCGAAGTACAACCAGTTGCTGCGCATCGAAGAGGAACTCGACGATGCGGCGCGCTACGCCGGAGCAAGTGCATTCCCGCGCTTCCAGCCCTGA
- a CDS encoding septum formation initiator family protein — translation MTPTAAPPRPAEVAQGDAPVVEHHTSGRTLVLFGTLLAVALMLALPIRTWVAQRSELDSMRAEIDAARQRVAALQSEQQMWQNPRYVEAQARLRLNLVRPGEAGLITLDRDELANTEVVEEPAVTWYDKVWRSTETAAGVRPLSAPESDGG, via the coding sequence ATGACTCCGACTGCCGCTCCGCCCCGGCCCGCGGAGGTTGCGCAGGGCGACGCTCCGGTGGTCGAGCACCACACCTCGGGACGCACTTTGGTTCTGTTCGGCACCCTGTTGGCCGTGGCTCTCATGCTCGCGCTTCCCATCAGGACGTGGGTCGCTCAGCGCTCGGAGTTGGACTCCATGAGAGCCGAGATCGACGCTGCCAGGCAGCGGGTCGCCGCGCTGCAAAGCGAACAGCAGATGTGGCAGAACCCCCGTTATGTGGAGGCCCAGGCGCGGTTGCGGCTGAACTTGGTTCGCCCCGGCGAGGCGGGGCTGATCACCCTCGACCGCGACGAACTGGCCAACACCGAAGTCGTCGAAGAACCTGCGGTCACCTGGTACGACAAGGTCTGGCGCTCCACTGAGACCGCTGCGGGGGTTCGGCCGCTGTCGGCCCCCGAGTCCGATGGTGGCTGA
- a CDS encoding DUF501 domain-containing protein: MAERPSDPDLVADQLGRPPRDVAEVAHRCPCGAPDVVATRPRLSDGTPFPTLFYLTCPRANAAVSTLEARGWMRVMQQRLAEDETLARAYRAAHADYLSRRAALGSVPEIQGVSAGGMPNRVKCLHVLAAHSLAAGPGVNPLGDEVVAEISPWWDGETCFGTALNRRAAGVGAGGEEDPAAVGPAGGLT, encoded by the coding sequence GTGGCTGAGCGGCCGTCCGACCCGGACCTCGTCGCCGACCAGTTGGGCCGCCCGCCCCGTGACGTCGCGGAGGTCGCCCATCGCTGTCCCTGTGGCGCGCCTGATGTCGTGGCCACTCGCCCGCGGCTCTCGGATGGGACGCCGTTCCCAACGTTGTTCTACCTCACCTGCCCGCGGGCGAATGCTGCCGTGAGCACACTCGAGGCCCGAGGCTGGATGCGCGTCATGCAGCAGCGCCTCGCCGAAGACGAGACGCTGGCACGTGCCTACCGTGCAGCGCATGCCGACTACCTGTCACGTCGAGCCGCGCTCGGATCGGTCCCCGAGATCCAGGGCGTGTCGGCGGGTGGCATGCCGAACCGGGTCAAGTGCCTGCACGTTCTGGCGGCCCACTCCCTGGCTGCCGGTCCGGGAGTCAACCCCCTCGGCGACGAGGTCGTGGCTGAGATCTCACCCTGGTGGGACGGCGAGACATGCTTCGGCACCGCCCTCAACCGTCGGGCCGCGGGGGTTGGTGCCGGTGGCGAGGAGGATCCAGCGGCGGTCGGTCCGGCAGGAGGGCTCACGTGA
- a CDS encoding Ppx/GppA phosphatase family protein, which produces MTGPVAAIDCGTNSIRLLVADRSGDSLVDLDRRMTVVRLGEGVDRTGRLSSAALQRTFAACRNYGEVISDLGADRIRFVATSASRDADNSAEFTAGVEQILGVEPEVISGDEEARLSYVGATRGLAHDEPVVIFDIGGGSTEFVVGDGGVGQAISVDMGCVRYHERFLVSDPPSEEELAALVATADEFMDRVLAAIDVTAARDVVGLAGTVTTVAALALGLPLYDSERIHGARIAAADIDRIAADLARLTVAERRDLAVMHPGRADVIVSGATILAVIMRRLGMSSLIASEHDILDGLAWSLLDPQVRPRPD; this is translated from the coding sequence ATGACTGGCCCTGTCGCTGCGATCGACTGTGGGACCAACTCCATCCGGCTACTCGTGGCCGATCGTTCTGGCGACAGTCTCGTGGACCTGGACCGGCGCATGACGGTCGTCCGACTGGGCGAAGGAGTCGACCGAACGGGACGACTGTCGTCGGCCGCGCTGCAGCGCACCTTCGCGGCCTGCCGCAACTACGGCGAGGTCATCTCCGATCTGGGAGCCGACCGGATCAGATTCGTGGCCACGTCAGCCAGTCGGGACGCGGACAACTCGGCGGAGTTCACCGCCGGCGTCGAGCAGATCCTCGGCGTTGAGCCGGAAGTGATCTCCGGGGACGAGGAGGCCCGGCTGTCCTATGTGGGCGCCACCCGAGGCTTGGCGCACGACGAGCCGGTCGTGATTTTCGACATCGGTGGCGGATCGACCGAGTTCGTGGTCGGCGACGGGGGAGTGGGGCAGGCGATCAGCGTGGACATGGGCTGTGTGCGCTACCACGAACGTTTCCTGGTCTCCGACCCTCCGAGTGAGGAGGAACTGGCAGCGCTGGTGGCGACGGCCGATGAGTTCATGGACCGGGTCCTTGCGGCCATCGATGTGACCGCGGCACGAGACGTCGTCGGGCTGGCGGGGACGGTCACGACGGTTGCGGCTCTCGCGCTCGGGCTCCCGCTGTACGACTCTGAGCGGATTCACGGCGCCCGGATCGCCGCCGCCGACATCGACCGGATCGCAGCCGACCTGGCTCGGCTGACCGTGGCCGAGCGCCGCGACCTCGCCGTGATGCACCCGGGCCGAGCAGACGTCATCGTGTCCGGAGCGACGATCCTGGCCGTCATCATGCGCCGACTGGGGATGAGTTCACTGATCGCCAGCGAGCACGACATCCTCGACGGTCTCGCCTGGTCGCTGCTGGACCCGCAAGTCAGACCTCGCCCGGACTGA
- a CDS encoding ACT domain-containing protein yields the protein MPSVAVTVVGHDRPGIVHRVTSAIADLSGNLEDSSMSLLRGHFAMTLVAALPNGVPVSQLRDQLTDLADDGLVVSVFAVTDEQTPDVGLAAVVSVHGADRPGIVRAATAVIMDHGGNITDLSTRLGRDLYVLTADVSFPSDTELAVVAADLDRRMATMGVTASLHAVDEDLL from the coding sequence ATGCCATCCGTCGCCGTTACCGTTGTGGGCCATGATCGGCCGGGAATCGTCCACCGGGTGACATCCGCGATCGCCGACTTGTCCGGCAACCTCGAAGACAGTTCCATGAGCCTGCTGCGGGGACACTTCGCGATGACTCTGGTCGCCGCACTTCCCAACGGTGTTCCGGTGTCACAACTTCGCGACCAGCTGACCGATCTCGCCGACGATGGTCTGGTCGTGTCGGTCTTCGCTGTGACCGACGAGCAGACCCCGGATGTCGGACTCGCCGCTGTGGTGTCAGTGCATGGTGCCGACCGGCCCGGGATTGTGCGGGCTGCCACCGCGGTGATCATGGACCACGGGGGCAACATCACCGACCTCAGCACCCGACTCGGTCGCGACCTCTATGTTTTGACCGCTGACGTCTCCTTCCCCTCCGACACGGAACTCGCAGTGGTGGCTGCCGATCTCGATCGGCGTATGGCGACCATGGGAGTGACCGCATCTCTGCACGCCGTCGACGAGGACTTGCTGTAG
- a CDS encoding peptide deformylase yields MIRPVVTAPDPVLATVGATVRPDDPEVVHLAADLLATMVVSPGCVGLAANQVGVAWRVFCVDVTRHPKTGTCHGSFVLVNPVVGSATRKERAREGCMSVPDFTGDVRRASRLVVAGQLPGTGDWVEIVTDAFEARALQHELDHVDGLLFLDRVAGSHAIHPRRRYQ; encoded by the coding sequence GTGATCCGACCCGTCGTCACCGCGCCGGATCCGGTGTTGGCCACGGTGGGTGCGACGGTGCGACCGGATGACCCCGAGGTAGTGCACCTGGCTGCGGATCTGTTGGCCACGATGGTCGTGTCGCCCGGGTGTGTGGGGCTCGCGGCGAACCAGGTGGGTGTTGCCTGGCGGGTGTTCTGTGTGGATGTGACTCGTCATCCGAAGACGGGAACGTGTCACGGCTCTTTCGTTCTCGTCAATCCCGTGGTCGGGTCGGCCACTCGCAAGGAACGAGCCCGCGAGGGGTGTATGTCGGTACCTGACTTCACCGGCGATGTCCGCCGGGCGAGCAGGCTGGTGGTGGCGGGCCAACTGCCCGGAACGGGGGACTGGGTCGAGATCGTCACAGATGCATTCGAAGCCCGCGCGCTGCAGCATGAGCTGGACCATGTGGACGGTCTGCTGTTCCTCGACCGGGTGGCGGGATCCCACGCGATCCATCCCCGTCGCCGTTATCAGTAG
- a CDS encoding Bax inhibitor-1/YccA family protein: MQSRNPILNRIDKEAAPGGSGFAYDEGRSAYQQATTGLATMDAAQAAGMGQMHTPEVTGARVTLNDVIVKTGINFVVLIVGAVIGWQLAPTMPWVTWVAMLIGLGLGLANTFMKSIKPPLALAYAFVEGIFLGGISWWYDALVQQSNPQYTGLVSQAIIGTLVAFGVMLALYTGRIIKVNGTFMKVMMVALISYAVIALASFVAALFGVGGGWGFYGVGTLGLLLCAFGVLLAAFTLNLDFAAIEQGIKMGLPERESWRMSFGLLVTLIWLYLEILRLLALVALSRD, translated from the coding sequence GTGCAAAGTCGTAATCCGATCCTGAACCGGATCGACAAGGAAGCGGCCCCAGGCGGAAGTGGCTTCGCGTACGACGAAGGGCGCTCCGCGTACCAGCAGGCCACCACCGGACTGGCGACCATGGATGCCGCCCAGGCAGCCGGTATGGGCCAGATGCACACACCGGAGGTCACCGGTGCGCGCGTCACCCTGAACGACGTCATCGTCAAGACAGGCATCAACTTCGTCGTTCTCATCGTCGGAGCGGTGATCGGTTGGCAGCTCGCTCCCACAATGCCGTGGGTCACGTGGGTGGCCATGCTGATCGGTCTGGGCCTGGGTCTGGCCAACACCTTCATGAAGTCCATCAAGCCGCCGCTGGCGCTCGCCTACGCGTTCGTCGAGGGCATCTTCTTGGGGGGAATCTCGTGGTGGTACGACGCGCTCGTCCAGCAGAGCAACCCTCAGTACACGGGCCTGGTGTCGCAGGCGATCATCGGCACCCTGGTGGCTTTCGGTGTGATGCTGGCCCTCTACACGGGCCGAATCATCAAGGTCAACGGGACCTTCATGAAGGTCATGATGGTGGCGCTCATCAGCTACGCCGTCATCGCCCTGGCGTCATTCGTCGCGGCCCTGTTCGGAGTCGGTGGAGGCTGGGGCTTCTACGGAGTCGGGACCCTCGGCCTGTTGCTGTGTGCCTTCGGAGTGCTGCTGGCGGCATTCACCCTCAACCTGGACTTCGCCGCGATCGAACAGGGCATCAAGATGGGACTGCCCGAGCGTGAGTCGTGGCGGATGTCATTCGGGCTGTTGGTCACGCTGATCTGGCTGTACCTCGAGATCCTGCGGCTTCTTGCCTTGGTCGCGCTCAGCAGGGACTGA
- a CDS encoding DUF4287 domain-containing protein has protein sequence MTLHHSEETHRQLVERIPASTGKQMSEWFTVLEHGPALSRFDERVTWLRSEYDLSHGQATAIVHEYDKVRAARKLT, from the coding sequence ATGACCCTGCACCATTCCGAGGAGACGCACCGCCAGTTGGTGGAGCGGATCCCCGCCTCCACCGGCAAGCAGATGAGCGAGTGGTTCACTGTGCTGGAACATGGCCCAGCACTGTCCCGGTTCGACGAACGCGTCACCTGGTTGCGCTCCGAGTACGACCTCTCACACGGCCAGGCGACAGCCATCGTGCACGAGTACGACAAAGTGCGGGCAGCGCGCAAACTCACCTGA
- a CDS encoding SGNH/GDSL hydrolase family protein: MQRQQAKRTIGPRRTAAPYDDGRYGRSKGPSKRLVMIGDSIAAGLGADHPTQTIGAQLARLVSDYTRQAVVLSNVAMVGARTRDLEAQVTRALQYRPHVAVIIIGANDVTHAVPRRVSVARLEEAVRRLRDHNVQVVMGTAPDFGAVQPIRPPLRWMLREMARSLATAQAVAVVRAGARAVSLGDLLGPEFAQRPYQLFSTDQFHPSTEGYEAVAQVLAPSVLAALSRGERGEVLPELFDASVEAPLLEVAAAAAEQPGTEVSAAPAEPGRLGRRRRRILRIGVPGDRASDPADHGSTVDSSEQGPRHREER, translated from the coding sequence ATGCAACGCCAGCAGGCCAAGCGGACCATCGGACCTCGTCGCACAGCTGCCCCCTACGACGACGGCAGGTACGGACGGTCCAAGGGCCCGTCGAAGCGTCTGGTGATGATCGGAGACTCGATCGCCGCGGGCCTCGGCGCCGACCACCCCACCCAGACGATCGGAGCCCAACTCGCGCGCCTCGTGTCGGACTACACTCGCCAGGCTGTCGTGCTGAGCAACGTCGCCATGGTGGGGGCCCGCACCCGCGACCTCGAGGCCCAGGTCACGCGCGCCCTGCAATACCGGCCCCACGTTGCGGTCATCATCATCGGTGCCAACGACGTCACCCACGCGGTGCCCAGGCGGGTATCGGTGGCTCGCCTCGAGGAGGCAGTCCGACGACTGCGCGATCACAACGTCCAGGTCGTCATGGGGACCGCCCCGGACTTCGGCGCGGTCCAACCCATTCGACCCCCCTTGCGCTGGATGCTGCGCGAGATGGCCCGCTCACTCGCAACAGCCCAGGCCGTGGCAGTGGTTCGCGCGGGCGCTCGCGCAGTGTCATTGGGCGATCTTCTCGGTCCCGAGTTCGCCCAGCGGCCCTACCAGCTCTTCAGCACCGATCAGTTCCATCCCTCGACCGAGGGCTACGAGGCGGTCGCGCAGGTCCTGGCTCCCTCGGTCCTCGCAGCGCTGAGCCGGGGGGAACGTGGCGAGGTCCTGCCGGAACTGTTCGACGCATCTGTCGAAGCCCCGCTGCTCGAAGTGGCCGCCGCAGCCGCCGAGCAACCCGGTACCGAGGTGTCGGCGGCGCCTGCGGAACCAGGTCGCCTGGGGCGGCGACGCAGACGTATCCTGCGCATCGGAGTTCCCGGGGACCGGGCATCGGATCCAGCCGATCACGGGAGTACGGTGGACTCCAGCGAACAGGGGCCACGACACCGGGAGGAACGATGA
- a CDS encoding NAD/NADP octopine/nopaline dehydrogenase family protein: MLEAGLNNPNPTLHCLGVLLSASRIEYSHGEFYYYEEGMTPHVCQAIEAIDAERVAIGEALGVSVLSLRDTYSVMGYGPKGDTFWSVIRGVAALNGIKGPTEIDSRYLTEDVPIGLTIYSQLGSRLGVDTKIMQSVITLTGAPAGPRLRRDRSHPGTLRHRGPRPRSTAGVRHDRPEVAARARAIGVGRRY, from the coding sequence GTGCTTGAGGCGGGGCTGAACAACCCGAACCCGACCTTGCACTGCCTGGGGGTCCTGCTGTCAGCCAGCCGGATCGAGTACAGCCACGGTGAGTTCTACTACTACGAAGAGGGGATGACGCCGCACGTCTGCCAGGCGATCGAGGCGATCGATGCGGAGCGGGTGGCCATCGGCGAGGCACTCGGGGTGTCCGTCCTCAGTCTGCGGGACACGTACTCCGTCATGGGATACGGGCCGAAGGGGGATACGTTCTGGTCGGTGATCCGTGGGGTGGCCGCGCTGAACGGCATCAAGGGGCCCACTGAGATCGACAGCCGCTACCTCACCGAGGACGTTCCGATCGGCCTGACCATCTACTCCCAGCTCGGATCGCGATTGGGAGTGGACACCAAGATCATGCAGTCGGTGATCACTTTGACCGGAGCGCCTGCTGGGCCGCGACTTCGTCGCGATCGGTCGCACCCTGGAACGCTGCGGCATCGCGGGCCTCGACCGCGATCAACTGCTGGAGTACGTCACGACCGGCCAGAGGTAGCGGCTCGCGCCAGGGCGATTGGGGTCGGTCGCCGCTATTGA
- a CDS encoding cytochrome b/b6 domain-containing protein: MNPSSEGLARFSRAERWTHRITAVLVVTLIVSAACLYFPDLSALVGNREIFKRVHVVAGFVLPVPVLVALFFVAFRADLGRLNRFTPDDWRWFRKRERRTGGLAVGKFNAGQKLHSHVEAGSLIVLFGTGMIMYFSGFFADDLRTGATFVHDWVALGVALLVAGHVYKAYSDPTAREGMRTGFVPIEWAQTHHPAWVAETAVGSGVEETEAGRRGESRPTLTDPQPCRRRGGAEPGRH, encoded by the coding sequence ATGAACCCGTCATCTGAGGGGCTGGCACGGTTCTCGCGTGCCGAGCGGTGGACCCACCGCATCACGGCTGTGCTGGTGGTGACTCTCATCGTCAGCGCGGCCTGCCTCTACTTCCCCGACCTAAGTGCGCTGGTGGGCAACCGCGAGATCTTCAAGCGAGTCCACGTCGTCGCCGGCTTCGTACTGCCCGTCCCGGTTCTCGTGGCCCTGTTCTTCGTGGCGTTCCGGGCGGATCTTGGGCGGCTGAACCGGTTCACTCCCGACGACTGGCGCTGGTTCCGCAAGCGCGAACGGCGCACGGGTGGACTCGCCGTCGGCAAGTTCAACGCAGGACAGAAGCTCCACTCCCACGTGGAGGCAGGATCGCTGATAGTCCTGTTCGGCACCGGCATGATCATGTACTTCTCCGGATTCTTCGCCGACGACCTGCGCACGGGGGCCACCTTCGTGCACGACTGGGTGGCGCTCGGCGTCGCCCTGTTGGTCGCCGGGCATGTCTACAAGGCGTACTCGGACCCGACCGCACGCGAAGGCATGCGCACGGGGTTCGTACCCATCGAGTGGGCGCAGACGCACCATCCCGCCTGGGTCGCGGAGACCGCCGTGGGCAGTGGGGTAGAGGAGACTGAAGCCGGGCGGCGCGGTGAATCCCGACCAACGCTGACAGACCCCCAGCCCTGTCGGCGCCGAGGTGGCGCGGAGCCCGGCCGGCACTGA
- a CDS encoding molybdopterin-dependent oxidoreductase — translation MESGAPVGRRVVLGLVVLGAAGVVFGRRLSDATTAAVATVAPGLQKVLPATGGFRIYTVTNGYPERTVADYRLTLQDGDRRTVLTYDDLADLPQTGLTKDFQCVTGWRVDDAVWTGVLLSDLLGAAAIDIGSGALQFTSFDGVYTESLTKDQALRSDVLVATTLYGQPLERAMGGPVRLVVAPMYGYKSLKWLDGIIVTDEVVPGYWEERGYDIDALGRPLQRAHR, via the coding sequence ATGGAATCGGGTGCGCCGGTCGGACGCCGGGTCGTCTTGGGCCTCGTCGTCTTGGGGGCGGCGGGAGTCGTCTTCGGACGCCGGCTGTCTGATGCCACCACGGCGGCAGTGGCGACCGTGGCGCCGGGACTGCAGAAGGTGCTGCCAGCGACCGGCGGGTTCCGCATCTACACCGTGACCAATGGCTACCCGGAACGCACGGTCGCCGATTACCGGTTGACCCTTCAGGACGGTGACCGACGGACGGTTCTGACCTACGACGACCTGGCGGACCTGCCGCAGACAGGACTGACCAAGGACTTCCAGTGCGTCACCGGATGGCGGGTCGACGACGCGGTGTGGACCGGCGTGCTGCTGTCGGATCTTCTCGGCGCCGCCGCCATCGACATCGGATCGGGTGCCCTGCAGTTCACGTCTTTCGACGGCGTTTACACGGAGTCGCTCACCAAGGATCAGGCGCTGCGCTCTGATGTCCTCGTGGCCACGACGTTGTACGGCCAACCACTCGAACGGGCCATGGGCGGGCCGGTGAGGTTGGTGGTCGCTCCCATGTACGGCTACAAGTCCTTGAAATGGCTGGACGGCATCATCGTGACCGATGAGGTGGTGCCCGGCTACTGGGAGGAACGCGGCTACGACATCGATGCGCTGGGTCGGCCGCTCCAACGGGCGCACCGATGA